In one window of Falco biarmicus isolate bFalBia1 chromosome 16, bFalBia1.pri, whole genome shotgun sequence DNA:
- the LOC130159780 gene encoding receptor-type tyrosine-protein phosphatase V-like isoform X2, protein MPGMPTRRATSFPMRPPPLLLLVLWVPRLLGTLAEGEGCNQTARAGPEGQGALSGRGTLLNLSVSDHSRSGSLLLSWDEPEGGAEGYLLALSSLGSGTLLQNGSAGPNITSFWFHGLTPGMCYKIEVTAMFACMETTSQTVTAQTSPSPVHNLSLSSSGSSEVLRASWAHARGQRDGYHLALYHSDSQALVRNVSILPNTSMFLFDGLLAGSEYALKVSTLAGSSQASTSIHQWTAPSIPTQLRLSPGSSTSLVASWAGAAGAAWLHLVLRNLLTQTVTTTLSARRGLTSYTFQHLHPGTPYWLGLSVTAGSYTVVGPNATAWTYPLSPGNVTLSSAEEQSSLQAHWSTPAGGRDFYLVTLQEGEDGAPTRNISVSGDNGHVTFHGLSPGKQYSVQVMAVAGPYRASARSTTAWTQPLAPSGVSLSSQGSSSSLLASWEEATGEGYMLALSPVEHTMRNSSLLKGVMNFTYEGLRPGTLYAFEVSTVAGPYTSSPRRITNWTYPLPPEQLTLSNQGRSTSLQASWKAAPSGSTGYTGTLWETRSREWVRNLTVVNNWTNVTFEGLVPGRQYTLEMAAMAGPYRSPVRSATDWTYPLAPAGVTLTNTRRPLGLSAFWDKGAGDVDQFHLQLYSKSHPVQRNISVGPNTNNFTFLGLSPGIQYFLKVTVLAGPYRSSSHFATEWTYPLSLANVSVQPGQRPQDLHVSWVESGGGREHLVQLSVAESLSIIRNVSVPRGVTQLDLEGLVPGSRYRMEIITQAGPHRTSSQTAIAYTVPLPPLSLLASPVSTAWALAVHWETPPGQRDGYLLSMHEEGSSAPARKLEAGKDSTNVTLAQLEPGTCYLIGIWAVAGPYRSLPRSVTGCTVPAAPTNLSLTNPGSSSELYMCWNKPPGRRDHYRVVLYSLSTQSKNRVQTLSPDAQNVTWMHLEAGSRFAVQVTAVKGSLEASSTNVTQWTYPLAPDNLTLGSPSASMLQVSWEAMGRRAEGYVVDVYDTASSAPVGHTVLSGDARSHIFRNLSPGSHYSVAVKATAGPFHASTPNLTHCTRPLPPAAVHWLSTGHPDRLSASWGAAAGGRDGYTLTLYHARLGTVAATASLGSDTHNFTFTDLTPGYEYSLEASATAGPYQAAAPNISGWTRPLPPATVRLLSTGHSDRLSASWGAAAGGRDGYTLTLYHARLGTVAATASLGSDTHNFTFMGLAPGSKYMLEVVSMAGSYKTPVANVSNWTYPLAPRNVYMTNQGYPNRLSASWQAEPQGQDSYRLLLYHSGSGIVAANVSVGKGTSKFTFSGLAPGHKYLLEVAAVAGPYTAAAGNISDWTTPSVPKNLSAVAEGNNTMLVSWGSISGQQDDCQLWLRDPRNSTLPWRHALGRGQVQHLLQGLIPGRNYSVSLSCVAGPYWSSTKPLAVPMEPNPVQDVQCLPESRSLYLNWTSSPGDVEVYEVVTERLSDDGPPTSKYVMSIPKSEASLEGLWPNSSYRIVVSTVGTNTMRSQAVTLLCNTTVEALPPPLRADIFQVEGSSTVVIPSDLFSEENGQIEYYGVVATTNDSLLRPTQDIMSSTWYDHYYGTEDSYLAVLIPNPFHLSPRSSPETWRVPVGTEECGQSRATCNGKLKANEQYRFSIAAFTKYDPVAPAVTFTMFSAAGSGADATPLSMPIIAGIITGFLLTLVTIFALVYWKQLRAKRTTKSSLPQEMVTYSLRNVHRPIPIQNFKQYYEMKTASANYAFFQEFEELKEVGKEQPKVEAELPANVSKNRYPHVLPYDHSRVKLSQLREEPHSDYINANFMPGYTSQQEFIATQGPLKKTIEDFWRLVWEQNICNIIMLTVCMENGRVLCDHYWPSESAPVSYGQVQVHLLMQSSSEEWTIREFKLWHEGLRAERHVSHLHYTAWPDHGIPESTTSIMTFRELVREHIQSTKDAGPTLVHCSAGVGRTGTFIALDRLLQQMKQEKVVDIFGVVYTLRMNRYLMIQTLSQYIFLHSCILDKILEEPLVGLSGTERSCRIPLKSFAQHYAQKAAKSHVGFLREYETLLEAVKEEASSATPSSGNQQARPSSSILPYDRSRVKFSLLEHGPFSGLLQVWRVPGCSSSREYLAVQGPDKLTMEDFWTLVWEQDIHTILTLLPRQEKVEVPSEECWPLEGDSLCTKMLTIQCGTEKLVSGWRCIQLKMKHEKKAKERQVQQFLYTLWSPKKQPDVQSLVELLTAVRQCMSPRKRAGPLLLHCSGGMSQMGTLISLDCLLHQMKAERTVDVYGVTLQLTRSCCLMTPTLDQYMFLYTCIRDIIAQKLP, encoded by the exons GAACTCTCCTGAACCTCAGCGTGAGTGACCACAGCCGGTCAGGCTCCCTCCTTCTGTCCTGGGATGAGCCAGAGGGGGGTGCCGAGGGATATTTGCTCGCCCTCTCCTCCCTGGGATCAGGCACGCTGCTGCAGAATGGATCGGCTGGACCCAACATCACCAGCTTCTGGTTCCACGGGCTGACCCCTGGCATGTGCTACAAGATTGAGGTGACAGCCATGTTTGCCTGCATGGAGACCACCAGCCAGACAGTCACAGCACAGACAA GTCCTTCACCTGTCCACAACCTGAGCCTGAGCAGCAGCGGGAGCTCCGAGGTGCTTCGTGCCTCCTGGGCACATGCCCGCGGGCAGCGAGATGGCTACCACCTTGCCCTCTACCACAGCGACTCCCAGGCGCTTGTGAGAAATGTGTCCATCCTGCCAAACACTTCCATGTTCCTGTTTGACGGGTTGCTGGCTGGCAGCGAGTATGCCTTGAAGGTCAGCACGCTGGCTGGATCCAGCCAGGCGAGCACCAGTATCCACCAGTGGACAG ctccctccatccccacccaGCTGAGGCTCAGCCCAGGCTCCAGCACCAGCCTCGTCGCCTCCTGGGCAGGTGCTGCGGGAGCCGCCTGGCTGCACCTTGTGCTCCGCAACCTCCTCACCCAGACGGTGACCACAACCCTGTCAGCCAGGAGGGGCCTCACCAGCTACACCTTCCAGCATCTCCACCCCGGCACCCCGTACTGGCTGGGGCTGAGTGTCACGGCTGGGTCCTACACTGTGGTGGGGCCCAATGCCACCGCTTGGACAT aCCCCCTGAGCCCTGGCAATGTGACCCTAAGCagtgcagaggagcagagctcCTTGCAGGCTCACTGGAGCACcccagcaggagggagggacTTCTACCTGGTGacgctgcaggagggagaggatgGTGCTCCAACGAGGAACATCTCTGTCAGCGGCGACAATGGTCATGTCACCTTCCACGGGCTGAGCCCCGGAAAGCAATACTCTGTCCAGGTGATGGCGGTGGCTGGGCCTTACCGGGCATCAGCCCGCAGCACAACAGCCTGGACAC AGCCACTAGCACCATCTGGTGTGAGTCTGTCCAGCCAGGGGAGCTCCTCCAGCCTACTGGCCAGCTGGGAGGAGGCAACGGGAGAGGGCTACATGCTGGCACTCAGCCCGGTGGAGCACACCATGAGGAACAGCTCGCTGCTCAAAGGTGTCATGAACTTCACCTACGAGGGCCTCCGCCCTGGGACCCTCTACGCCTTTGAGGTCAGCACCGTGGCTGGCCCCTACACATCCTCACCCCGGCGCATCACCAACTGGACAT ATCCTTTGCCTCCAGAGCAGCTGACCCTCAGCAACCAGGGCCGCAGCACCTCTCTGCAAGCCTCCTGGAAAGCAGCTCCTTCTGGCAGCACCGGCTACACAGGCACCCTCTGGGAAACCAGGTCCCGTGAGTGGGTCAGGAACTTGACCGTGGTGAACAACTGGACGAATGTCACCTTTGAGGGCCTGGTCCCTGGGCGTCAGTATACACTGGAGATGGCTGCTATGGCTGGACCTTACAGATCCCCTGTGCGATCAGCCACAGACTGGACAT ACCCCCTGGCTCCGGCCGGCGTGACCCTGACCAACACCCGACGCCCACTGGGACTCTCTGCCTTCTGGGACAAGGGTGCTGGCGATGTGGACCAGTTCCACCTCCAGCTCTACAGCAAGAGCCATCCAGTGCAGAGGAACATCTCAGTGGGGCCAAACACCAACAACTTCACATTCCTGGGGCTGTCCCCTGGCATTCAGTACTTCCTGAAGGTGACCGTCCTTGCTGGCCCGTACAGATCCTCGTCACACTTTGCCACTGAGTGGACAT ATCCACTGTCTCTGGCTAACGTGAGTGTACAGCCTGGCCAGAGACCCCAGGACCTACATGTCAGCTGGGTGGAGTCAGGCGGTGGCAGAGAGCACTTGGTACAGCTCTCGGTGGCTGAGTCCCTGTCCATCATCAGGAATGTGTCTGTCCCCCGTGGAGTCACCCAGCTTGACCTGGAGGGGCTAGTGCCAGGCTCCCGGTACCGCATGGAGATCATTACTCAGGCTGGGCCTCATCGCACCTCCTCTCAGACTGCCATCGCCTACACTG TCCCACTACCTCCTCTTTCCCTGTTGGCAAGCCCTGTCAGCACTGCCTGGGCTCTGGCTGTGCACTGGGAGACCCCTCCAGGGCAGAGAGATGGGTACCTGCTCAGCATGCATGAGGAGGGCTCTTCTGCACCAGCAAGGAAGCTGGAAGCAGGGAAGGACAGCACCAATGtcaccctggcacagctggaacCGGGAACTTGCTACCTTATTGGTATCTGGGCAGTAGCTGGACCCTACCGTTCCCTCCCCAGGAGCGTCACTGGCTGCACAG TTCCTGCTGCACCAACAAACCTGAGCCTTACCAACCCAGGCAGCTCCTCAGAGCTTTACATGTGCTGGAACAAGCCCCCTGGCAGGAGGGACCACTACCGCGTTGTTCTGTATAGCCTCAGCACTCAGAGCAAGAATCGAGTCCAGACCTTGAGTCCAGATGCCCAAAATGTCACCTGGATGCACttggaggcaggcagcaggtttGCTGTGCAGGTGACTGCTGTGAAAGGCTCGCTTGAAGCTTCCTCCACCAACGTCACCCAATGGACAT ACCCCTTGGCCCCTGACAACCTCACCCTGggcagcccctctgcctccaTGCTGCAGGTCTCCTGGGAAGCAATGGGGCGAAGAGCAGAAGGCTACGTGGTGGATGTCTATGACACTGCCTCCAGCGCTCCTGTTGGGCACACGGTGCTGAGTGGGGATGCCAGGAGTCACATCTTCAGGAACCTGAGCCCTGGCAGCCACTACAGCGTGGCAGTGAAGGCCACAGCTGGACCCTTCCATGCCAGCACCCCCAACCTCACCCACTGCACAC GCCCGCTGCCCCCGGCTGCTGTGCACTGGCTGAGCACGGGGCACCCTGACAGGCTGAGCGCatcctggggggctgcggctgggggGCGAGATGGCTACACACTGACCCTGTACCACGCACGACTGGGCACTGTGGCAGCTACAGCCTCACTGGGGAGTGACACCCACAACTTCACCTTCACGGACCTGACCCCAGGATATGAGTACTCCCTGGAAGCCAGTGCCACGGCTGGACCAtaccaggcagcagcacccaacATCAGTGGCTGGACAC GcccgctgcccccagccacCGTGCGCTTGCTGAGCACGGGACACTCCGACAGGCTGAGCGCatcctggggagctgcagctgggggccGAGACGGCTACACACTGACCCTGTACCACGCACGACTGGGCACCGTGGCAGCTACAGCCTCACTGGGGAGTGACACCCACAACTTCACCTTCATGGGACTCGCCCCAGGAAGCAAGTATATGCTGGAGGTGGTGTCCATGGCTGGGTCCTACAAGACACCTGTGGCGAATGTCAGCAACTGGACGT ACCCGCTGGCACCCCGTAATGTGTACATGACAAACCAGGGGTATCCCAACAGGCTGAGTGCATCCTGGCAAGCTGAACCCCAAGGACAAGACAGTTACAGGCTTCTTCTGTATCACTCGGGATCAGGTATTGTGGCAGCCAATGTATCTGTTGGGAAAGGCACCAGCAAGTTCACCTTTTCTGGCCTGGCTCCAGGACACAAATACCTGCTGGAAGTGGCAGCTGTGGCAGGGCCTTACACAGCCGCTGCAGGAAACATCAGCGACTGGACAA CCCCCTCAGTTCCCAAAAATCTCTCTGCGGTGGCTGAAGGGAACAACACGATGCTCGTCTCCTGGGGCAGCATCTCTGGACAGCAGGACGACTGCCAGCTGTGGCTGCGGGATCCCAGGAACAGCACGCTGCCCTGGCGACATGCCCTCGGCAGAGGGCAAGTCCAGCACCTCCTGCAGGGGCTGATCCCAGGGAGGAACTACTCTGTCTCCTTGAGCTGTGTGGCTGGGCCCTACTGGAGCAGCACCAAACCCTTGGCAGTGCCGATGG AGCCAAACCCAGTGCAGGATGTGCAATGCCTACCAGAGTCAAGGAGCCTTTACTTAAACTGGACCAGCTCTCCTGGAGATGTGGAGGTTTATGAGGTGGTGACAGAGAGACTCTCTGATGATGGTCCTCCCACCTCCAAGTATGTCATGAGCATCCCTAAAAGCGAGGCCAGTCTGGAGGGGCTGTGGCCAAACTCCTCCTACCGAATTGTTGTGAGCACAGTGGGCACGAACACAATGAGAAGCCAGGCTGTGACTCTGCTCTGCAACACAACAGTGGAGG CCCTGCCTCCACCCCTGCGAGCAGATATCTTCCAGGTGGAGGGCAGCTCCACAGTTGTCATTCCATCTGACCTGTTCAGCGAGGAGAATGGCCAGATTGAGTATTACGGTGTCGTTGCTACCACTAATGATTCAC TGCTGAGGCCCACCCAGGACATCATGTCCAGCACATGGTATGACCACTATTATGGGACAGAGGACTCCTACCTGGCTGTGCTAATCCCCAATCCCTTCCATCTGAGCCCCAGGAGCTCCCCAGAAACCTGGCGAGTGCCAGTGGGAACAGAGGAGTGCGGCCAGTCCAGGGCAACATGCAACGGGAAGCTGAAAGCCAACGAACAGTACAG GTTCAGCATTGCTGCCTTCACCAAATATGACCCAGTAGCCCCTGCAGTGACGTTCACCATGTTCTCAG CTGCTGGATCTGGTGCAGATGCAACTCCACTGTCAATGCCAATAATCGCTGGAATCATCACGGGATTTCTCTTGACACTTGTCACTATTTTTGCTTTGGTCTACTGGAAACAGCTTAGAGCAAAGAG AACCACTAAGAGCAGCCTGCCTCAGGAAATGGTGACCTACAGCTTGAG AAACGTGCATCGGCCAATTCCCATACAGAACTTCAAGCAGTACTATGAGATGAAGACAGCAAGTGCTAACTACGCTTTTTTCCAAGAGTTTGAG GAGCTGAAGGAAGTTGGGAAGGAGCAGCCAAAGGTGGAGGCTGAGCTACCAGCAAACGTCTCCAAGAACAGATATCCCCACGTGCTGCCCT atgatCACTCTCGGGTCAAGCTGAGCCAGCTGCGGGAGGAGCCCCACTCAGACTACATCAATGCAAACTTCATGCCT GGCTATACATCCCAGCAGGAGTTCATTGCCACCCAGGGCCCCCTGAAGAAAACGATAGAGGACTTTTGGAGGCTGGTGTGGGAGCAAAACATCTGCAACATCATCATGCTGACAGTGTGCATGGAGAATGGGCGG GTCCTCTGTGATCATTACTGGCCATCCGAATCGGCCCCAGTCTCCTATGGGCAGGTCCAGGTCCACCTGCtgatgcagagcagctctgaggagtgGACCATACGCGAGTTCAAACTGTGGCAT GAGGGTCTCCGGGCAGAGCGGCATGTGTCCCACCTGCACTACACGGCGTGGCCCGACCACGGGATCCCAGAGTCCACGACTTCGATCATGACCTTCAGAGAACTGGTCCGGGAGCACATCCAGAGCACCAAGGACGCGGGGCCAACCCTCGTGCACTGCAG CGCTGGCGTGGGCCGCACCGGCACCTTCATTGCCCTGGAccggctgctgcagcagatgaAGCAGGAGAAGGTGGTGGACATCTTTGGTGTTGTTTACACCTTGCGGATGAACCGTTACCTGATGATTCAGACACTG TCCCAGTATATTTTCCTGCACAGCTGTATCCTGGACAAGATCTTGGAGGAGCCGCTCGTGGGTTTATCAGGGACAGAGAG GTCCTGCCGTATCCCGCTGAAAAGCTTTGCTCAGCACTATGCCCAGAAGGCAGCCAAGTCCCATGTGGGCTTCCTGAGGGAGTACGAG ACCCTCCTAGAGGCAGTCAAGGAAGAAGCCAGCTCTGCAACACCATCTTCAGGCAACCAGCAGGCACGGCCCTCTTCCAGCATCCTCCCAT ATGATCGCTCCAGAGTGAAGTTTTCCCTGCTGGAACACGGCCCTTTCTCAGGTCTCCTGCAGGTGTGGCGTGTCCCG ggctgcagctccagcagggaATATCTGGCTGTCCAGGGGCCTGACAAGTTGACCATGGAGGACTTCTGGACCCTGGTGTGGGAACAGGACATTCACACCATCCTAACACTTCTCCCACGGCAGGAGAAGGTGGAG GTCCCAAGCGAGGAGTGCTGGCCGCTGGAAGGAGACTCTCTCTGCACAAAGATGCTGACCATCCAGTGTGGCACAGAGAAGCTTGTCTCTGGATGGAGGTGTATCCAGCTCAAAATGAAACAC gagaagaaagcaaaggagaggCAGGTACAACAGTTCCTATACACGCTCTGGAGTCCCAAGAAGCAGCCAGATGTCCAGAGCCTGGTGGAGCTCCTCACTGCTGTCAGACAGTGCATGAGCCCCCGGAAGAGAGCCGGtcctctcctgctgcactgcag TGGTGGCATGAGCCAAATGGGGACGCTGATCTCCCTGGATTGCCTGTTGCACCAGATGAAAGCGGAGAGAACCGTGGATGTCTATGGCGTGACCCTCCAGCTGACAAGAAGCTGCTGTCTCATGACCCCGACTCTG GACCAGTACATGTTCCTGTACACCTGCATCCGGGACATCATTGCTCAGAAGCTGCCCTAA